The proteins below come from a single Miscanthus floridulus cultivar M001 chromosome 1, ASM1932011v1, whole genome shotgun sequence genomic window:
- the LOC136551358 gene encoding uncharacterized protein isoform X2, with translation MYKLGGRGGGRGGSGAAKRPPPPHGRGRGGASSIGGMAGPPRGRAAAAAATQPAGRDEAFRLESSGPPAFAAIIRLTPDLVDEIRRAEEAGGGARIKFNPNMRNSSENVIDVSGKEFKFTWASERGELCDIYEERQSGEDGNGLLLECGSAWRKVNVQRILDESTKNLVKMRSEEAERLSKSRKSIVLDPANPSVKSQAKSMAAAAVEGNPRRMHWKQKNDFLRKNKAAVITPTKSVSKVKLSNNIPKGNISSSPAPSPEQPGASNPSFPVGSDANNEVITPFDLNKGENSKYEKSAASKMSNKGINRRASSHAANVDDNTNEVRSYLISMLSKNPKGMGLKALEKAAADAFPNASKKIESIVKNIANYQGPERYVLKPGLELESSKRHASEGVRSISENIEESAPSLKIDDPDICERIDIVGSPLAATDGKLSNDSEGKAGTSSDSGSDSDSDSDSSDSGSDSGSQSRSAAETGSGSSSDSDSDASSSSKEGSDAIVDITSDDDKANTAHTKVVDDLNLSSSPRDLTRLDVDDEQIDIGTNLDYRSTSPHIDLNNFNIGNDDAAAEGFSAGNLNKPSEMPGSKNMTSTRMHSIGGDNKYNEMSFLDNLFDDSVRTASENSPKGEAGQLTAQHGNKRKSTSKDESKLGPVSIPKPKLKRSSGSENSTAKPESAKKVKADIASPIGSLSEHKRSLPPEKHTNDRLNKETGNVSRDASRDGSPAMKGRPSAPGNIQRIDQSPNLPVPTMHSERTKENTMKSSSKKKSDKMQKPWHGTDGNFGPGYSHGVDHHANFDGSDDSSTRKRSRHGNPLIDDKMLKRSKDANVNVNSMNLTKSSREIVVPDEITAFLESNESNGEPSNSQRDNVERSPYGKKKLQRELSDLELGELRETSLENDDGRIRKQFERNSSSKSLDAKLTSVNNSCPSMNDRKAPATVFHDKRKPSPQEYGIGGHINQEGFPRKAAGYEFDDNRPQQREIFPDSQHLPRIDNSDSENVIYPDRSGEKTSKRETRMAHGGMLEYADMQKKKSTSRLPQNGTNNVIVSRMQKSISPSDNEERSRNNSLIETETGRKRRDSSSDDDNLFFSKYDKDAPELKGPIKDFSQYKDYVQEYNEKYGVYSYLNSQIDKTKSEFLKVQDDLNVAKERDKEQYYNTVERLRHMYRESGARHKLMKKVFVLLHEELQIIKQRIKDFTEAYSNE, from the exons ATGTACAAGCTCGGCGGCCGTGGCGGTgggcgcggcggcagcggcgcggcAAAGCGCCCGCCGCCCCCCCACGGCCGCGGCCGAGGCGGCGCCTCCTCTATCGGCGGGATGGCCGGGCCTCCCCGcggtcgcgccgccgccgccgccgcgacgcaGCCTGCGGGGCGCGACGAGGCGTTCCGCCTCGAGTCCAGCGGGCCGCCCGCCTTCGCGGCTATAATACGGCTAACACCCGACCTCGTCGACGAGATCCGGCGGGCGGAGGAGGCCGGTGGAGGCGCACGCATCAAGTTCAACCCTAACATGCGCAACTCGTCGGAAAAC GTTATAGATGTTAGTGGTAAAGAATTCAAATTCACCTGGGCATCTGAACGTGGCGAATTGTGTGATATTTATGAAGAACGTCAGAGTGGAGAGGATGGAAATGGTTTGCTTCTGGAGTGTGGCTCTGCTTGGCGCAAGGTGAATGTGCAACGCATTTTGGATGAATCAACAAAGAACCTTGTGAAAATGCGCTCAGAGGAGGCTGAACGTCTCTCAAAATCTCGAAA ATCAATCGTGCTGGACCCTGCCAATCCATCTGTCAAGAGTCAGGCCAAGTCGATGGCTGCTGCAGCTGTAGAAG GTAATCCGCGGAGGATGCACTGGAAGCAGAAGAATGATTTTTTAAGGAAGAATAAAG CTGCTGTTATCACCCCAACCAAATCAGTTTCCAAGGTGAAGTTATCTAACAATATTCCCAAAGGGAATATCTCAAGTTCACCTGCACCTTCTCCTGAACAACCTGGAGCAAGCAATCCTTCATTTCCTGTTGGATCAGATGCAAACAATGAAGTCATAACACCTTTTGATTTGAACAAAGGGGAAAACAGTAAATATGAGAAATCAGCTGCAAGTAAGATGTCTAACAAAGGTATAAACCGCCGAGCAAGTTCTCATGCTGCAAATGTGGATGATAATACAAATGAAGTGAGAAGCTACTTGATATCCATGCTTTCAAAAAATCCAAAAGGAATGGGCCTAAAG GCCTTGGAGAAAGCTGCTGCAGATGCATTTCCAAATGCATCAAAGAAAATAGAGAGCATCGTCAAGAAT ATTGCAAATTACCAAGGACCTGAGAGGTATGTTCTCAAACCAGGGCTGGAGTTAGAAAGCTCTAAAAGGCATGCATCTGAAGGAGTAAG ATCCATCAGTGAGAACATTGAGGAATCTGCTCCAAGCCTTAAGATTGATGATCCTGATATATGTGAGAGGATTGACATTGTTGGCTCCCCACTTGCTGCAACAGATGGAAAACTCAGTAATGACAGTGAAGGTAAGGCTGGAACTTCCAGTGACAGTggaagtgatagtgatagtgatagtgacagCAGTGACAGTGGAAGTGATAGTGGGAGCCAAAGCAGAAGTGCTGCGGAAACTGGTAGTGGGAGCAGCAGCGATAGTGACAGTGATGCCTCATCAAGCAGCAAGGAAGGATCTGATGCAATTGTTGATATtacaagtgatgatgacaaagcAAATACAGCACATACAAAAGTAGTAGATGACCTTAATTTGTCTTCATCACCAAGAGATTTGACAAGACTCGATGTTGATGATGAACAAATTGACATTGGAACAAATCTGGACTACAGGAGTACATCACCCCATATTGATCTGAATAATTTTAATATCGGCAATGATGATGCAGCAGCAGAGGGTTTTAGTGCTGGCAACCTGAACAAGCCATCTGAAATGCCGGGAAGCAAGAACATGACGAGCACCAGAATGCACTCTATCGGAGGCGATAACAAGTATAATGAAATGTCTTTTCTGGACAACCTTTTTGATGACTCCGTGAGAACAGCCAGTGAAAACTCACCCAAGGGGGAGGCTGGTCAATTGACAGCACAGCATGGCAACAAGAGAAAATCAACATCAAAGGATGAATCAAAACTCGGCCCAGTGAGTATTCCCAAACCCAAATTAAAAAGGTCTTCTGGTAGTGAGAACTCCACAGCAAAGCCTGAGAGTGCCAAAAAGGTCAAAGCTGACATAGCATCGCCAATAGGTTCTTTATCAGAGCACAAAAGAAGTTTACCCCCTGAAAAACATACCAATGATAGGTTGAACAAGGAGACAGGGAATGTTAGCCGCGATGCTTCACGAGATGGCAGTCCTGCCATGAAAGGAAGACCTTCGGCTCCTGGGAATATACAGAGGATAGATCAGAGCCCAAATTTACCTGTCCCAACAATGCACTCTGAGAGAACAAAAGAAAATACTATGAAATCAAGTTCGAAGAAAAAATCAGATAAGATGCAGAAACCATGGCATGGTACGGATGGCAACTTTGGGCCAGGTTATTCACATGGTGTAGATCACCATGCCAATTTTGATGGCTCTGATGATTCTTCCACAAGAAAAAGGAGTAGACATGGGAATCCTCTTATTGATGATAAAATGCTTAAGCGTTCGAAGGACGCTAATGTCAATGTAAATTCCATGAATTTAACCAAAAGTTCCAGAGAAATTGTTGTGCCTGATGAGATAACTGCTTTTCTTGAATCTAACGAAAGTAATGGTGAGCCATCAAATTCACAAAGAGATAATGTTGAGAGATCACCTTATGGTAAAAAAAAGCTCCAGAGAGAGCTTTCTGATCTTGAGTTGGGTGAACTTCGCGAGACTTCTTTGGAAAATGACGATGGAAGGATAAGGAAGCAATTTGAGAGAAATAGTTCCTCCAAGTCGCTTGATGCTAAATTAACTAGTGTAAATAACTCCTGCCCCAGTATGAATGACAGGAAGGCTCCAGCAACCGTCTTTCATGATAAGAGGAAACCTTCACCTCAAGAATATGGAATTGGAGGCCATATAAACCAGGAAGGGTTTCCCAGGAAGGCAGCAGGGTATGAGTTTGATGATAATAGGCCTCAGCAAAGAGAAATTTTTCCAGACAGCCAGCATTTGCCAAGGATTGATAATTCAGATTCTGAGAACGTAATATATCCAGATAGGTCAGGAGAAAAAACAAGCAAACGGGAAACTAGGATGGCACATGGTGGAATGCTAGAGTATGCTGATATGCAGAAGAAGAAATCAACCTCAAGGCTTCCACAGAATGGTACTAATAATGTCATAGTGTCTCGAATGCAGAAATCAATATCCCCATCAGATAATGAGGAAAGAAGTAGGAACAACTCTTTGATTGAGACAGAGACAGGTAGGAAGAGGAGGGACAGTTCTTCAGATGATGATAATTTATTTTTCTCCAAGTATGATAAAGATGCACCTGAACTTAAAGGTCCAATAAAAGATTTCTCACA
- the LOC136551358 gene encoding uncharacterized protein isoform X1, which produces MYKLGGRGGGRGGSGAAKRPPPPHGRGRGGASSIGGMAGPPRGRAAAAAATQPAGRDEAFRLESSGPPAFAAIIRLTPDLVDEIRRAEEAGGGARIKFNPNMRNSSENVIDVSGKEFKFTWASERGELCDIYEERQSGEDGNGLLLECGSAWRKVNVQRILDESTKNLVKMRSEEAERLSKSRKSIVLDPANPSVKSQAKSMAAAAVEGNPRRMHWKQKNDFLRKNKAAVITPTKSVSKVKLSNNIPKGNISSSPAPSPEQPGASNPSFPVGSDANNEVITPFDLNKGENSKYEKSAASKMSNKGINRRASSHAANVDDNTNEVRSYLISMLSKNPKGMGLKALEKAAADAFPNASKKIESIVKNIANYQGPERYVLKPGLELESSKRHASEGVSRSISENIEESAPSLKIDDPDICERIDIVGSPLAATDGKLSNDSEGKAGTSSDSGSDSDSDSDSSDSGSDSGSQSRSAAETGSGSSSDSDSDASSSSKEGSDAIVDITSDDDKANTAHTKVVDDLNLSSSPRDLTRLDVDDEQIDIGTNLDYRSTSPHIDLNNFNIGNDDAAAEGFSAGNLNKPSEMPGSKNMTSTRMHSIGGDNKYNEMSFLDNLFDDSVRTASENSPKGEAGQLTAQHGNKRKSTSKDESKLGPVSIPKPKLKRSSGSENSTAKPESAKKVKADIASPIGSLSEHKRSLPPEKHTNDRLNKETGNVSRDASRDGSPAMKGRPSAPGNIQRIDQSPNLPVPTMHSERTKENTMKSSSKKKSDKMQKPWHGTDGNFGPGYSHGVDHHANFDGSDDSSTRKRSRHGNPLIDDKMLKRSKDANVNVNSMNLTKSSREIVVPDEITAFLESNESNGEPSNSQRDNVERSPYGKKKLQRELSDLELGELRETSLENDDGRIRKQFERNSSSKSLDAKLTSVNNSCPSMNDRKAPATVFHDKRKPSPQEYGIGGHINQEGFPRKAAGYEFDDNRPQQREIFPDSQHLPRIDNSDSENVIYPDRSGEKTSKRETRMAHGGMLEYADMQKKKSTSRLPQNGTNNVIVSRMQKSISPSDNEERSRNNSLIETETGRKRRDSSSDDDNLFFSKYDKDAPELKGPIKDFSQYKDYVQEYNEKYGVYSYLNSQIDKTKSEFLKVQDDLNVAKERDKEQYYNTVERLRHMYRESGARHKLMKKVFVLLHEELQIIKQRIKDFTEAYSNE; this is translated from the exons ATGTACAAGCTCGGCGGCCGTGGCGGTgggcgcggcggcagcggcgcggcAAAGCGCCCGCCGCCCCCCCACGGCCGCGGCCGAGGCGGCGCCTCCTCTATCGGCGGGATGGCCGGGCCTCCCCGcggtcgcgccgccgccgccgccgcgacgcaGCCTGCGGGGCGCGACGAGGCGTTCCGCCTCGAGTCCAGCGGGCCGCCCGCCTTCGCGGCTATAATACGGCTAACACCCGACCTCGTCGACGAGATCCGGCGGGCGGAGGAGGCCGGTGGAGGCGCACGCATCAAGTTCAACCCTAACATGCGCAACTCGTCGGAAAAC GTTATAGATGTTAGTGGTAAAGAATTCAAATTCACCTGGGCATCTGAACGTGGCGAATTGTGTGATATTTATGAAGAACGTCAGAGTGGAGAGGATGGAAATGGTTTGCTTCTGGAGTGTGGCTCTGCTTGGCGCAAGGTGAATGTGCAACGCATTTTGGATGAATCAACAAAGAACCTTGTGAAAATGCGCTCAGAGGAGGCTGAACGTCTCTCAAAATCTCGAAA ATCAATCGTGCTGGACCCTGCCAATCCATCTGTCAAGAGTCAGGCCAAGTCGATGGCTGCTGCAGCTGTAGAAG GTAATCCGCGGAGGATGCACTGGAAGCAGAAGAATGATTTTTTAAGGAAGAATAAAG CTGCTGTTATCACCCCAACCAAATCAGTTTCCAAGGTGAAGTTATCTAACAATATTCCCAAAGGGAATATCTCAAGTTCACCTGCACCTTCTCCTGAACAACCTGGAGCAAGCAATCCTTCATTTCCTGTTGGATCAGATGCAAACAATGAAGTCATAACACCTTTTGATTTGAACAAAGGGGAAAACAGTAAATATGAGAAATCAGCTGCAAGTAAGATGTCTAACAAAGGTATAAACCGCCGAGCAAGTTCTCATGCTGCAAATGTGGATGATAATACAAATGAAGTGAGAAGCTACTTGATATCCATGCTTTCAAAAAATCCAAAAGGAATGGGCCTAAAG GCCTTGGAGAAAGCTGCTGCAGATGCATTTCCAAATGCATCAAAGAAAATAGAGAGCATCGTCAAGAAT ATTGCAAATTACCAAGGACCTGAGAGGTATGTTCTCAAACCAGGGCTGGAGTTAGAAAGCTCTAAAAGGCATGCATCTGAAGGAGTAAG CAGATCCATCAGTGAGAACATTGAGGAATCTGCTCCAAGCCTTAAGATTGATGATCCTGATATATGTGAGAGGATTGACATTGTTGGCTCCCCACTTGCTGCAACAGATGGAAAACTCAGTAATGACAGTGAAGGTAAGGCTGGAACTTCCAGTGACAGTggaagtgatagtgatagtgatagtgacagCAGTGACAGTGGAAGTGATAGTGGGAGCCAAAGCAGAAGTGCTGCGGAAACTGGTAGTGGGAGCAGCAGCGATAGTGACAGTGATGCCTCATCAAGCAGCAAGGAAGGATCTGATGCAATTGTTGATATtacaagtgatgatgacaaagcAAATACAGCACATACAAAAGTAGTAGATGACCTTAATTTGTCTTCATCACCAAGAGATTTGACAAGACTCGATGTTGATGATGAACAAATTGACATTGGAACAAATCTGGACTACAGGAGTACATCACCCCATATTGATCTGAATAATTTTAATATCGGCAATGATGATGCAGCAGCAGAGGGTTTTAGTGCTGGCAACCTGAACAAGCCATCTGAAATGCCGGGAAGCAAGAACATGACGAGCACCAGAATGCACTCTATCGGAGGCGATAACAAGTATAATGAAATGTCTTTTCTGGACAACCTTTTTGATGACTCCGTGAGAACAGCCAGTGAAAACTCACCCAAGGGGGAGGCTGGTCAATTGACAGCACAGCATGGCAACAAGAGAAAATCAACATCAAAGGATGAATCAAAACTCGGCCCAGTGAGTATTCCCAAACCCAAATTAAAAAGGTCTTCTGGTAGTGAGAACTCCACAGCAAAGCCTGAGAGTGCCAAAAAGGTCAAAGCTGACATAGCATCGCCAATAGGTTCTTTATCAGAGCACAAAAGAAGTTTACCCCCTGAAAAACATACCAATGATAGGTTGAACAAGGAGACAGGGAATGTTAGCCGCGATGCTTCACGAGATGGCAGTCCTGCCATGAAAGGAAGACCTTCGGCTCCTGGGAATATACAGAGGATAGATCAGAGCCCAAATTTACCTGTCCCAACAATGCACTCTGAGAGAACAAAAGAAAATACTATGAAATCAAGTTCGAAGAAAAAATCAGATAAGATGCAGAAACCATGGCATGGTACGGATGGCAACTTTGGGCCAGGTTATTCACATGGTGTAGATCACCATGCCAATTTTGATGGCTCTGATGATTCTTCCACAAGAAAAAGGAGTAGACATGGGAATCCTCTTATTGATGATAAAATGCTTAAGCGTTCGAAGGACGCTAATGTCAATGTAAATTCCATGAATTTAACCAAAAGTTCCAGAGAAATTGTTGTGCCTGATGAGATAACTGCTTTTCTTGAATCTAACGAAAGTAATGGTGAGCCATCAAATTCACAAAGAGATAATGTTGAGAGATCACCTTATGGTAAAAAAAAGCTCCAGAGAGAGCTTTCTGATCTTGAGTTGGGTGAACTTCGCGAGACTTCTTTGGAAAATGACGATGGAAGGATAAGGAAGCAATTTGAGAGAAATAGTTCCTCCAAGTCGCTTGATGCTAAATTAACTAGTGTAAATAACTCCTGCCCCAGTATGAATGACAGGAAGGCTCCAGCAACCGTCTTTCATGATAAGAGGAAACCTTCACCTCAAGAATATGGAATTGGAGGCCATATAAACCAGGAAGGGTTTCCCAGGAAGGCAGCAGGGTATGAGTTTGATGATAATAGGCCTCAGCAAAGAGAAATTTTTCCAGACAGCCAGCATTTGCCAAGGATTGATAATTCAGATTCTGAGAACGTAATATATCCAGATAGGTCAGGAGAAAAAACAAGCAAACGGGAAACTAGGATGGCACATGGTGGAATGCTAGAGTATGCTGATATGCAGAAGAAGAAATCAACCTCAAGGCTTCCACAGAATGGTACTAATAATGTCATAGTGTCTCGAATGCAGAAATCAATATCCCCATCAGATAATGAGGAAAGAAGTAGGAACAACTCTTTGATTGAGACAGAGACAGGTAGGAAGAGGAGGGACAGTTCTTCAGATGATGATAATTTATTTTTCTCCAAGTATGATAAAGATGCACCTGAACTTAAAGGTCCAATAAAAGATTTCTCACA